The following coding sequences are from one Leishmania braziliensis MHOM/BR/75/M2904 complete genome, chromosome 36 window:
- a CDS encoding putative translation elongation factor 1-beta, translating to MSTLKEINGRLNSQPFVSGFSPSSEDARIFGEMFGSNSNVIQWVARMASYYQAERDEMISSGSEKLAEPAKKVAAPAPAAAAAADDDDIDLFGETTEEEQAALEAKKAKDAEKKKTKKDVIAKSSILFDIKAWDDAVDLEALAQKLHAIQRDGLIWGDHKLVPVAFGVKKLQQLIVIEDDKVSGDDLEDMIMSFEDEVQSMDIVAWNKI from the coding sequence ATGTCCACTCTCAAGGAAATTAACGGCCGTCTTAACTCGCAGCCGTTTGTATCGGGTTTCTCCCCTAGCTCCGAGGATGCCCGCATCTTCGGGGAAATGTTCGGCAGTAACTCGAACGTGATCCAATGGGTGGCCCGCATGGCTTCCTATTACCAGGCCGAGCGCGATGAGATGATCAGTTCCGGCTCCGAGAAGCTCGCTGAGCCTGCGAAGAAGGTTGCTGCACCGGcgcccgccgctgctgccgctgcggacgacgacgacattGATCTGTTCGGTGAgacgacggaggaggagcaggcggcgctggaggcaaagaaggcgaaggatgccgagaagaagaagacgaagaaggATGTGATTGCGAAGTCGTCGATTCTTTTTGACATCAAGGCGTGGGATGACGCCGTCGACCTGGAGGCGCTCGCGCAGAAGCTACATGCCATCCAGCGCGATGGCCTCATCTGGGGTGACCACAAGCTGGTCCCGGTCGCATTCGGCGTCAAAAAACTGCAGCAACTGATCGTCATTGAGGATGACAAGGTGTCGGGCGACGACCTGGAGGATATGATCATGAGCTTTGAGGACGAAGTACAGTCGATGGATATCGTTGCCTGGAACAAGATTTAA